The Candidatus Nanosynbacter featherlites DNA window CATACCCATCAATCGTCCTAGTAGTGATCGTCATGGTGGTTGGTTTTATGACGGTTTCGGTTGTACCACAGGTCAAAGGCCTATACAAAGACGTTGGACGAGAACTGCCAATTTTGACGCAAGTGATGGTTAGTATCGCTGATTTCTTCATCAATTTCTGGTGGCTATTAGCTATTTTACTGGGATTTGGCATTTACTTCTTCGCTCAGTACTTGCAAACAGAGGCGGGCATTCATATGAAGGACAAATTCAAGCTCAATGTGCCGCTGTTTAAGGGCATGTTCCGTAAGCTCTACATGGCGCGGTTTACCCGAACTGGACAGACGCTATTGTCAACTGGTGTACCAATGCTTGATATGCTGAAAATCGCTGCAGACGGTGTTAATAACGTTATTGTCAGCGAGGAAATTATGCGCGCTGCTGACAAGGTGAAGGGCGGAAAGGCATTATCTCTGTCGCTAAAAAATGAGGAATATATGCTGGAAATGGTGCCTCATATGATCAAAATTGGAGAGCAATCAGGTAAGGTTGATGAAATGATGGGCAAAACAGCTCAGATTTATGAAAATGAGCTTGATGAGGAAATTAAAGCCATATCCACCGCCATCGAGCCAGTATTGATGGTGTTTTTGGCTATTGTAGCAGCTGGTATGGTGGGAGCCATTTTGTTCCCAATCTATAGTCTGGTTAACCACGTAGGAATCTAGACAACGTGCTAGTTACCGTGTATTATAAGGATAAGCACTACCGCTAACATTAGTAATAGATCATAGAAAGGTGGAAACTTTATGATCAACACACAAGATAAAAAAGGCTTTACGATCATAGAAGTGGTATTGGTTCTGGGTATCGCAGCACTGATATTCCTAATGGTCTTCATCGCTGTTCCAGTACTAAACCGTAACCAACGTGACACGGCTCGTAAAAACGACTTGAGCCTTGTTTCAACTGCAGTTACTAACTACTCCAATGCTAACCGTGGCGCGTGGCCAGGCACTGAGAAACTCCGATCATTTTTGGGCACAGATCTGTCAAAATACACCAACAAAGATCACGTGTCAGTTGACAGTAAAAAGAATTCAGTTACTGTTAGCGACACCGAAATTCAGGTTGTTACTGGCATGAAATGTGGTGAAAGCTCTAAGGAGAAACAGGAATTAGAACCTGGTACTTCACGGCAGTTTGCGGTCGTGGTACTGCTTGAAGGTGGCCCAACTCACTTCTGCCAAGACAGCGGTGCTTAAGAATCAGATCAATTATAGCAGCCTCGTCATCAACAGAGGCTGCTTTTTTTTACTATTTCTGCTACCATAAGAGGTATGGACAGTTGTATTATGATCATGATGACCGTAGGGATTGGATTGTTAGGGGCGGTCTTGGGTAGCTTTGCGGGGGCGCAAGTGTGGCGGTTGCGTGCCTGGCAACTGAAACAAGACAAGGCTGCTGGTGAAAAAATAGACGCTGCTGAATGGAAAAAGCTCAAGCCGCTCATTGGCAAAAAACTCAAAAAAGATCGTTCACAGTGTTTGTCGTGCCATCATGATTTAGCGTGGAAGGATCTGATACCAGTTTTCAGCTGGCTACGTTTTGGTGGTAAATGTCGGTACTGCAAAGCAAAAATTGGCTATACAGAAATTTTGTTAGAAATTGGCCTGGGAGCTTTGTTTGCGCTTTCGGTATGGTTTTGGCCAGAATCGCTTTCTGATCTAGGACTGTTACGGGCGATTGTATGGCTGTCAGCTTTGGTGCCATTAACAATATTGTTCGTTTACGATCTAAGATGGTCCATTTTGCCTGATATTGCCATGTGGCCATTCGTTGGGTTGGGCGGTATTTTTGTAGCTACGCAATTCATCACCTCTTCGGATAGCCTTGGTCTCTTTATGACACTCAGTGGAGCAGTAGCTATTTTAAGCGGCTTATATCTTGTGCTGTATGCCATTTCCAAAGGTGAGTGGATTGGGTTTGGGGACGTCAAGCTCGGTCTTGGTTTGGCATTATTCTTGGCTGATTGGAAGTT harbors:
- a CDS encoding type II secretion system F family protein — translated: MKKYAYEARDSASNKIVKSVVQAESEHAAARLLTDQGFVPLKIELEDDKSNFIDRILGRITSKDKILFTRQLSTLIGAGLPLSQSMRTVLEQTSNKRMQGIVQEVIADIEGGKQLSDAFSKHPEVFDKLFIALVSAGEASGTLDEALKRVANQQEKDAAMMRKVKGALTYPSIVLVVIVMVVGFMTVSVVPQVKGLYKDVGRELPILTQVMVSIADFFINFWWLLAILLGFGIYFFAQYLQTEAGIHMKDKFKLNVPLFKGMFRKLYMARFTRTGQTLLSTGVPMLDMLKIAADGVNNVIVSEEIMRAADKVKGGKALSLSLKNEEYMLEMVPHMIKIGEQSGKVDEMMGKTAQIYENELDEEIKAISTAIEPVLMVFLAIVAAGMVGAILFPIYSLVNHVGI
- a CDS encoding type II secretion system protein; translated protein: MINTQDKKGFTIIEVVLVLGIAALIFLMVFIAVPVLNRNQRDTARKNDLSLVSTAVTNYSNANRGAWPGTEKLRSFLGTDLSKYTNKDHVSVDSKKNSVTVSDTEIQVVTGMKCGESSKEKQELEPGTSRQFAVVVLLEGGPTHFCQDSGA
- a CDS encoding prepilin peptidase; this encodes MDSCIMIMMTVGIGLLGAVLGSFAGAQVWRLRAWQLKQDKAAGEKIDAAEWKKLKPLIGKKLKKDRSQCLSCHHDLAWKDLIPVFSWLRFGGKCRYCKAKIGYTEILLEIGLGALFALSVWFWPESLSDLGLLRAIVWLSALVPLTILFVYDLRWSILPDIAMWPFVGLGGIFVATQFITSSDSLGLFMTLSGAVAILSGLYLVLYAISKGEWIGFGDVKLGLGLALFLADWKLAFLCLFAANLLGTLMVLPGMVRGTLDRKAKVPFGPLLIVGFLLTWFIGPEIIRGLFPLI